From Vitis vinifera cultivar Pinot Noir 40024 chromosome 5, ASM3070453v1, the proteins below share one genomic window:
- the LOC100266602 gene encoding PRA1 family protein E, with protein sequence MSSASPYGYMSPPSTSAAGFLSTAREKTQSVMAGCRPWGELLDLSALSLPFSLGEATARIKRSLAYFRVNYTLIVLLVLFVSLLWHPISMIVFLVVFVAWLFLYFLRDDPVLIFNRIVDDRVVLVGVAAVTIVALVLTHVWLNVFVSLVIGSFLVCLHGAFRASDNLDDQESPYGALLTVVDSPRGSYSLV encoded by the coding sequence ATGTCCTCCGCATCCCCTTACGGCTACATGTCACCGCCGTCCACTTCCGCCGCCGGCTTCCTCTCCACCGCTAGAGAGAAAACCCAGTCTGTAATGGCCGGCTGTCGACCGTGGGGAGAGCTCCTTGATCTCTCCGCCCTCAGCCTCCCCTTCAGCCTCGGCGAAGCAACGGCCCGGATCAAGCGAAGCCTTGCCTATTTCCGTGTAAATTACACGCTCATCGTCTTGCTCGTGCTATTCGTCAGCCTGCTGTGGCATCCCATCTCCATGATCGTTTTCTTGGTTGTATTCGTTGCCTGGCTCTTCCTCTACTTCCTTCGAGATGACCCCGTTTTGATCTTCAACCGAATTGTGGACGACCGCGTTGTTCTTGTGGGCGTTGCCGCGGTTACAATCGTTGCAttggttctcactcatgtgTGGCTGAATGTTTTTGTTTCACTTGTAATTGGCTCCTTCTTGGTTTGTTTACATGGGGCTTTTAGGGCTTCTGATAATCTGGATGATCAAGAGTCCCCTTACGGAGCATTGCTTACGGTGGTCGATAGTCCCAGGGGATCGTATAGTCTTGTTTGA
- the LOC100245936 gene encoding E3 ubiquitin protein ligase DRIP2 isoform X1 translates to MMSGPVAKVPRERLAACMTCRICNKLFDDATTISECLHTFCRKCIFDKITEDELDYCPVCNTNLGCAPLEKLRPDHNLQDLTAKIFPSEKSKVVATEEVASVPLPARRKERSLSSLGVSTPRVSSQTVMTGKRTKSAARRLSAARESTFPVEEPIKKEEDYPENPSSPEILNKRAQNKKNLKENYSSAESSKQHINKGKEENSETLKEKDDMWKPLNCLVEACSGTKSNKLNLQGSLAKSTPSHVDDKEAHVPKAKLKERGKLKFQDEENGTTHVPSGSVKPRIRGGRQKKAATPEGFSIPALAENDGNSKCNIRACPVWFSLVASDNQEGDAPLPQIPSSYLRMRDGHLPVSFLQKYLVQKLHLNSESEVEITLRGQPVVPTLQLQSLVDLWFQAAAPTTSEATQPPIGSSAKEFVMVLSYGRKPKTP, encoded by the exons ATGATGTCGGGCCCGGTGGCCAAGGTTCCCCGGGAGAGGCTCGCCGCATGCATGACATGTCGTATCTGCAACAAGCTCTTCGATGACGCCACCACCATATCTGAATGTCTCCACACCT TTTGCAGGAAGTGCATATTTGACAAGATAACAGAAGATGAGTTGGATTATTGTCCTGTATGCAATACAAATCTAGGCTGTGCTCCACTTGAGAAACTAAG GCCAGACCACAATTTGCAAGATTTAACAGCCAAAATCTTCCCTTCAGAAAAATCAAAGGTCGTTGCAACTGAAGAAGTGGCCTCAGTTCCATTGCCAGCTAGAAGAAAGGAGAGATCTCTGTCCTCATTAGGGGTTAGCACACCTAGAGTGTCATCCCAGACTGTTATGAcaggaaaaagaacaaaatctgCTGCAAGAAGGCTTTCTGCTGCACGAGAATCCACTTTTCCTGTTGAGGAGCCCATTAAGAAAGAGGAGGATTATCCAGAGAACCCGAGCTCACCTGAAATTCTAAATAAGAGAgcacaaaataaaaagaatctaAAGGAG AATTATTCTAGTGCTGAGTCATCTAAGCAACACATTAATAAAGGTAAGGAGGAAAATTCTGAAACActgaaagaaaaagatgatatGTGGAAACCCTTAAATTGCCTGGTGGAAGCTTGTAGTGGAACAAAGTCTAATAAGTTAAATTTGCAAGGTTCTTTGGCCAAATCAACACCTTCACATGTTGATGACAAAGAAGCGCATGTCCCTAAAGCAAAACTTAAAGAACGTGGCAAGTTAAAATTTCAGGATGAAGAAAATGGCACAACTCATGTGCCATCTGGTTCAGTGAAACCGAGAATCCGTGGTGGTCGACAAAAAAAGGCAGCTACTCCAGAGGGGTTTAGTATTCCAGCACTAGCTGAGAATGATGGAAACAGCAAATGTAATATAAGGGCTTGTCCAGTTTGGTTCTCATTAGTTGCTTCTGATAACCA GGAAGGTGATGCACCCTTGCCACAGATACCTTCAAGCTACTTGAGGATGAG GGATGGTCATTTGCCTGTTTCATTTCTCCAGAAGTACCTTGTCCAAAAACTGCATCTTAATAGTGAATCTGAG GTGGAGATCACACTGCGGGGTCAGCCGGTTGTTCCCACATTGCAGCTGCAGAGCTTAGTAGATTTGTGGTTCCAAGCAGCAGCACCAACAACATCAGAAGCAACACAGCCACCCATTGGCAGCTCAGCCAAGGAGTTTGTGATGGTGCTGTCATATGGTCGCAAACCTAAGACCCCATAA
- the LOC100240841 gene encoding protein ACCELERATED CELL DEATH 6: MDVSLSASTSTNHQEIMPTHPASNQVAATRMSRNVYEAAVEGKMDFLQNIVHLDRELTPNKNTVLHIHIRGGQAKKEHVIAMVRQCPSLLQKTNNKDETPLHMAAREGLIQIVGALVDQVKAPHANDADLESGRTLSVREMIGMRNKEEDTALHEAVRYRRLEVVNSLIDADPEFEYCRNRAGETPLYMAVKRGFDELVDRILRTCRSPAHYQGPNGLTALHQAIICSDAKGEVGRKILEKMPDLATETDDNGWTPLHYAAYFGKVSQAEALLKRDESAAYIADNDGKTPLHIAASRNHAQIMKKLISYCPDCSEVVDEKRHNVLHLAVQTRGREAMELILKNSWGSNLINDKDVDGNTPLHMFACSLSSVPTLMLSHPRVDKMAVNNKGLTAADILSSNTQAPLLKGLVQLALKICNPTARPSVKKDHGGKDRVSEIRKAIKTQLVVAALIATVAFAAGFNLPGGFKGEKGSHRGMAVLANKATFIAFYITDGMAMLLSTVAIVIHFFMALHEDQEHLHLMFKLTSYSTLFGMGAMLAAFAMAACAVLLSNYSGAIVTITVLFFCTALFLCYLAYPLLKKLPALVVTSSHPTPKV, translated from the exons ATGGACGTCAGTTTGTCCGCTTCAACCAGCACTAACCACCAAGAAATTATGCCGACACACCCTGCTTCGAACCAGGTTGCTGCAACGAGGATGAGTCGTAATGTGTATGAAGCCGCTGTGGAAGGCAAAATGGATTTCCTCCAGAATATAGTGCATCTTGACCGCGAACTAACCCCGAATAAAAACACTGTACTTCATATACACATCAGGGGTGGCCAGGCGAAAAAGGAGCACGTGATAGCCATGGTCCGTCAGTGTCCGTCGCTCCTTCAAAAGACAAATAACAAAGATGAAACACCGCTGCACATGGCGGCCAGGGAAGGGTTGATTCAGATAGTGGGAGCTCTGGTTGATCAGGTAAAAGCTCCGCATGCTAATGATGCAGATCTGGAGAGCGGGAGAACACTATCTGTGAGGGAAATGATAGGGATGAGAAATAAGGAGGAAGACACGGCCTTGCACGAGGCAGTGCGATACCGTCGACTGGAGGTGGTGAACTCGTTGATCGATGCAGATCCTGAATTTGAATACTGTAGAAACAGGGCAGGCGAAACTCCACTTTACATGGCTGTAAAAAGAGGATTTGATGAGTTGGTGGATAGAATCTTAAGGACTTGCAGATCCCCAGCTCATTATCAGGGCCCCAATGGTCTGACTGCTTTGCACCAGGCAATCATTTGCAGCGATGCCAAAG GTGAAGTGGGAAGAAAAATACTGGAAAAAATGCCAGATCTGGCTACAGAAACAGATGACAATGGATGGACTCCCCTTCACTATGCTGCATACTTCGGTAAAGTCTCACAGGCGGAAGCGTTACTAAAAAGGGATGAGTCTGCGGCGTACATAGCAGACAATGATGGGAAGACACCTCTCCACATTGCAGCAAGTCGCAATCACGcacaaataatgaaaaaacttATATCATACTGCCCAGATTGCAGTGAAGTGGTTGACGAGAAAAGGCATAACGTGTTACACTTGGCCGTGCAGACGAGGGGTAGGGAAGCCATGGAACTTATACTAAAGAATTCTTGGGGCAGCAATCTTATTAATGACAAGGATGTGGATGGAAATACACCTCTTCATATGTTTGCTTGCTCCCTCAGTTCCGTGCCAACTTTAATGCTAAGTCACCCAAGAGTGGATAAAATGGCTGTGAACAACAAAGGCTTGACTGCTGCGGACATCCTGTCATCCAACACCCAAGCTCCACTGCTAAAG GGACTTGTCCAATTGGCGCTCAAAATCTGCAACCCTACTGCTCGGCCGAGTGTAAAAAAAGATCATGGTGGCAAAGACAGGGTGTCGGAAATTAGAAAGGCAATTAAAACTCAATTGGTAGTGGCAGCACTCATAGCAACCGTTGCCTTTGCTGCAGGTTTTAATTTGCCAGGTGGTTTCAAGGGGGAAAAGGGGTCTCACCGTGGCATGGCCGTTCTAGCTAACAAGGCAACTTTCATTGCTTTCTATATAACAGACGGCATGGCAATGCTCTTATCCACCGTGGCAATTGTCATCCACTTCTTCATGGCGCTACACGAAGACCAGGAACATCTTCATCTCATGTTTAAGTTGACTTCTTATTCCACTCTGTTTGGCATGGGAGCTATGCTAGCTGCATTCGCTATGGCTGCATGTGCTGTGCTACTCAGCAATTATTCTGGGGCTATTGTCACCATCACTGTTCTCTTTTTTTGCACCGCCCTGTTCCTTTGTTATCTTGCTTACCCCCTCCTGAAGAAATTGCCAGCCTTGGTGGTAACTAGCTCCCACCCCACTCCCAAGGTCTAA
- the LOC100261398 gene encoding DNA-directed RNA polymerase V subunit 7, with protein sequence MFLKVQLPWNVIIPAECLDAKGLMLQRSIIIRLLDAFSNKKATQELGYFLAVTTLENIGEGKVRQHSGDVLFPVVFSCVTFKLFRGEILDGVVHKVLKHGVILRCGPVENIYLSCQKMPDYRYVPGENPVFLNEKLSKIEKDVVVRFIVMGTKWLEAEREFQALVSLEGDYLGPLSD encoded by the coding sequence ATGTTTCTTAAAGTACAATTGCCATGGAATGTGATAATTCCTGCTGAATGTCTGGATGCAAAAGGCCTGATGCTACAAAGGTCAATCATAATACGCCTGCTGGATGCCTTCTCAAATAAGAAAGCCACCCAAGAGCTGGGTTACTTCCTTGCTGTGACAACTTTGGAGAACATAGGGGAAGGAAAAGTTAGACAACACTCTGGGGATGTTCTATTTCCTGTAGTTTTTAGCTGTGTCACTTTTAAGCTTTTCAGGGGAGAGATTTTAGATGGAGTAGTTCACAAGGTGTTGAAGCATGGGGTGATCCTGAGATGCGGACCAGTTGAAAATATTTATCTCTCTTGTCAAAAAATGCCGGACTATCGCTATGTGCCTGGGGAAAATCCAGTTTTCTTGAATGAGAAACTGTCGAAGATAGAAAAAGATGTTGTGGTTCGTTTCATTGTGATGGGGACAAAGTGGCTTGAGGCTGAACGGGAATTTCAGGCATTGGTGAGCTTGGAGGGTGATTACCTAGGCCCTCTTTCTGATTGA
- the LOC100245936 gene encoding E3 ubiquitin protein ligase DRIP2 isoform X2 — translation MMSGPVAKVPRERLAACMTCRICNKLFDDATTISECLHTFCRKCIFDKITEDELDYCPVCNTNLGCAPLEKLRPDHNLQDLTAKIFPSEKSKVVATEEVASVPLPARRKERSLSSLGVSTPRVSSQTVMTGKRTKSAARRLSAARESTFPVEEPIKKEEDYPENPSSPEILNKRAQNKKNLKENYSSAESSKQHINKGSLAKSTPSHVDDKEAHVPKAKLKERGKLKFQDEENGTTHVPSGSVKPRIRGGRQKKAATPEGFSIPALAENDGNSKCNIRACPVWFSLVASDNQEGDAPLPQIPSSYLRMRDGHLPVSFLQKYLVQKLHLNSESEVEITLRGQPVVPTLQLQSLVDLWFQAAAPTTSEATQPPIGSSAKEFVMVLSYGRKPKTP, via the exons ATGATGTCGGGCCCGGTGGCCAAGGTTCCCCGGGAGAGGCTCGCCGCATGCATGACATGTCGTATCTGCAACAAGCTCTTCGATGACGCCACCACCATATCTGAATGTCTCCACACCT TTTGCAGGAAGTGCATATTTGACAAGATAACAGAAGATGAGTTGGATTATTGTCCTGTATGCAATACAAATCTAGGCTGTGCTCCACTTGAGAAACTAAG GCCAGACCACAATTTGCAAGATTTAACAGCCAAAATCTTCCCTTCAGAAAAATCAAAGGTCGTTGCAACTGAAGAAGTGGCCTCAGTTCCATTGCCAGCTAGAAGAAAGGAGAGATCTCTGTCCTCATTAGGGGTTAGCACACCTAGAGTGTCATCCCAGACTGTTATGAcaggaaaaagaacaaaatctgCTGCAAGAAGGCTTTCTGCTGCACGAGAATCCACTTTTCCTGTTGAGGAGCCCATTAAGAAAGAGGAGGATTATCCAGAGAACCCGAGCTCACCTGAAATTCTAAATAAGAGAgcacaaaataaaaagaatctaAAGGAG AATTATTCTAGTGCTGAGTCATCTAAGCAACACATTAATAAAG GTTCTTTGGCCAAATCAACACCTTCACATGTTGATGACAAAGAAGCGCATGTCCCTAAAGCAAAACTTAAAGAACGTGGCAAGTTAAAATTTCAGGATGAAGAAAATGGCACAACTCATGTGCCATCTGGTTCAGTGAAACCGAGAATCCGTGGTGGTCGACAAAAAAAGGCAGCTACTCCAGAGGGGTTTAGTATTCCAGCACTAGCTGAGAATGATGGAAACAGCAAATGTAATATAAGGGCTTGTCCAGTTTGGTTCTCATTAGTTGCTTCTGATAACCA GGAAGGTGATGCACCCTTGCCACAGATACCTTCAAGCTACTTGAGGATGAG GGATGGTCATTTGCCTGTTTCATTTCTCCAGAAGTACCTTGTCCAAAAACTGCATCTTAATAGTGAATCTGAG GTGGAGATCACACTGCGGGGTCAGCCGGTTGTTCCCACATTGCAGCTGCAGAGCTTAGTAGATTTGTGGTTCCAAGCAGCAGCACCAACAACATCAGAAGCAACACAGCCACCCATTGGCAGCTCAGCCAAGGAGTTTGTGATGGTGCTGTCATATGGTCGCAAACCTAAGACCCCATAA